From Verrucomicrobiota bacterium:
AGACACAGTTGCTCTAGCGAATTGGAGACTTCACGCGAAAAAATGGTAGATCAACTGAAGGACAATGTTAGCAGCTAAAGCAGCTGCAATATCATCGACAACAACACCCCATCCTCCGGGAAGATTCTGGAGTTTTTTGATCCCGAACGGCTTTGCGATGTCGAAGAGACGGAACAGTAGAAAGCCCGCGACTATCCATGGCCAGGTAGCTTCTCCTGGTTGAAAAGGTATCGCAAAAAAGCAGACGGGCACCGCGATGCATTCATCAAGGACTACGCATCCGGGATCTCTTTGGCCAAGTCGGATCTCAGCTTCTCCGCAGAGAGGCACGGCCAGAAAAAAGAGCACGGCGCAGAGAACCAGATAGGGAACGGGGGGGAGATAGGCAAACAGTAGGGTAAAGACCAGCACACCGACAGCAGAACCCCAAGTGCCGGGCGCTTTAAAACGGCCAATAGGGCCGAAGGTCGTTGCGCCGACAACAAACCACCGAGGGAGCAGGCTCCAGAAGATCTTTCGCTCCTGCGTCACAAGCTCGCCCTTACTTGCCCGCTGGTGCCATCAGACCCCGGTAATTCCAGAGATATACGGCTCCTGAAACCACGGTTAGCGCTGTTGCGAGAATGAAACAAATAACTCCCGCTGAATGTACAAAATTTGCCACTGCCGATTCTCCTCCGCTGAAGTCCATAGAGACTGCTCGGGCAAGAAGCAAAAGAGCGATCGAGACTATTTGAAATACCGTTTTGTATTTTCCCAGTCTTTCGGCTGCGAGAACGATCCCACGGGCTGCAGCAACCAATCGTAGTCCGGTGATCCAGAGCTCTCGGGTGATTATTAAGAGAACAAGAAAAAGGGTCCACGGTGGCAAGAGATCAATCGAGACGAGAACGACTAGCATCCCGACCATCAGAATCTTGTCCGCGAGGGAATCCATGAGTTTACCAAAGTCGGAGATCTCGTTCATTTTCCGGGCTAGCCACCCGTCTGCCCAATCCGTGATCGCTGCCACCAAGAACAGGACAAAGGCAAAGGTCGGTCCCGGGGTCGGGAGAAAGAGGCAGACTGCGATGAGGAACAAAAAGGGGATCCGTGACAGCGTCAGTAGGTTGGGTAGACTCATCGA
This genomic window contains:
- a CDS encoding phosphatidylglycerophosphatase A, with protein sequence MTQERKIFWSLLPRWFVVGATTFGPIGRFKAPGTWGSAVGVLVFTLLFAYLPPVPYLVLCAVLFFLAVPLCGEAEIRLGQRDPGCVVLDECIAVPVCFFAIPFQPGEATWPWIVAGFLLFRLFDIAKPFGIKKLQNLPGGWGVVVDDIAAALAANIVLQLIYHFFA
- the pgsA gene encoding CDP-diacylglycerol--glycerol-3-phosphate 3-phosphatidyltransferase, which produces MIRRPALEDKRPPYPLGLDLTSIEIAPESKPDCIPNDRGHSPTSMSLPNLLTLSRIPFLFLIAVCLFLPTPGPTFAFVLFLVAAITDWADGWLARKMNEISDFGKLMDSLADKILMVGMLVVLVSIDLLPPWTLFLVLLIITRELWITGLRLVAAARGIVLAAERLGKYKTVFQIVSIALLLLARAVSMDFSGGESAVANFVHSAGVICFILATALTVVSGAVYLWNYRGLMAPAGK